The DNA segment GGTCGCCTTCATCGTCTCGATCAACTGCAGACCGCTGTACGCCGTGTTGGTCAGCCGCGCCGTGTCCGCGCGCAGCTTCGCCGTACGCGTCGCGCGCAGCCGGATGACCATGCGCATGGCCACCACGTTCAGCAGGGCCACACCGATGCCGAGGAAGGTCAGCTGCGGGTCGTAGGTGTACAGCAGCACCGCGTACAGCACGACCACGATCGCGTCCACGCCCGCCGCCGCGAGGTCGCGGGCCAGGGTCTCGGCGACCGCGTCGTTGGACTGCAGGCGCTGCACCAGGTCGGCCGGGCTGCGCTGGGAGAAGAAGGTCACCGGCAGCCGCAGCAGATGGCGCAGGAAGCGGGCGCTGGAGAGGGTGGAGGAGATGATCCGGCCGTGCAGCAGGTTGGCCTGCTGCAGCCAGGTCAGCACCAGGGTGAGCAGCACACAGGTGGCCATCGACGTGAACAGCACGCCCAGCAGCGAGGTCTGCCCGCCGATGAGGAACATGTCGATGTAGGTACGGCTCAGCGCCGGCGTCGCCGCGCCCACCGCCACCAGCAGCAGGCTGGACAGCACCGCCGCGGGCAGGGTGCCCGCGGTACCGCGCAGCCGGGCCGGCATCGCGCCGAGCACGCCCGACTTGCGGCCGCCCTTGGTGAAGCCGTCGCCGGGCTCCAGCACCAGCACCACACCGGTGAAGCTGCCGTCGAACTCCTCCATGGGCACGAACCGGCGGCCCTTGGCGGGGTCGTTGATGTACACCCCGCGCCGGCCGAAGCGGCGGCCCATGCCGTCGTAGACGACGTAGTGGTTGAACTCCCAGAAGAGGATGGCCGGTGCCCGCACCTCGGCGAGGGCGGCCAGGTCCATCTGCATGCCCTTGGCGGTCAGGCCGTAACTGCGCGCCGCCTTCAGCAGGTTGCTCGCGCGCGAACCGTCGCGGGAGACACCGCAGGCGATGCGCAGTTCCTCCAGAGGCACGTGCCGGCCGTAGTGGCCGAGCACCATCGCCAGCGAGGCCGCGCCGCACTCGACGGCTTCCATCTGCAGCACGGTGGGCGTACGGACCGTGCCGGTACGGGACTTGGGGACCGGGCGCCGGGCCGGGGCGGCCCGCCTGCGGCTGCGGGTCTCCTGGGGATCACCGGTCTGGACGGTCACGGGAGCAGCCAATCGACGGGACGCTGGTCGGCCAGCCGGATCGAACCCGCGGCCAGGGTCATGGAGTCGAGTGCGAACGGCGGACCGTCCGCGGACGACCAGTGGTAACCGCTCTTCGTCGAGGATGACCTGTCCAGCGCGACCAGGACGGCGACCGGTCGGCCCTTGTCCGTGAACTGCCGGCCGAGCTGGCTGTCGCCGAGGAACGCGGCGATCGACTGGGCGGACTGCGCGGTGCGGTCCACCGACTTCACATGCCCGCGCAGCACGCCGTACTGCTGTGTCGGCACGGAGGGCACGGTCAGGTCCACGGCGGCGTGCGCCGGGATGGCGGCGGCGTTCTCGGCGGGCACGTACACCGTCGCGTACAGCGGGTCGGAGGCGTGCGCCACCTTCTCGACGGCGGCGACGTTCGCACCGGTCTGGATGATCTGCCCGATCGTCGCGGCGAGCGCGGTGACCCGGCCGGCGGCGACCGTCCGGATCAGTGAATCGCCCTGCTCGGTACGGACTTTGAGAACGGGGGCGTTGGCGGGCAGCCGCTCGCCCTCCTTGGCGAGCACGGCCGTCACCTGGCCGGCCACGGGACTCTGGAGCAGATAACTGCCCTGCCCGTGCGTGAGGATGGCCTGGGCGCTGACGGTGGAGGCGACCGAACCGGTCACCGCCCACACGGAGGCCGCCGCCATGACGACGACGGTGACACCCAGCGCGAGCCAGCCCTGCGGGCGCGCCAGACGCACCGGAAGGTCGAGATCCTCCGGCGACTGGAGCTTGGAGAGGGCCTGTTGGCGGAACTGCACGGAACTTCCCTCACCCGTGGAGAGACATCGTCACGACATGTTTCAGGGCATCCGAGAGCCCCGGAGCCGCAGTGCGGCTCCGGGACTTCGGTCACACCGAGGTGCGATCAGAGACCGGCGACCAGGCCGTTGACCGGGGCCACGTTCAGGCCGGTGACACCCTGGACGGTGCCGACGACCGAGTCGACCAGCGGGGTGACCGGGGCCACGCCGTTGACGACACCGGTGACGGTGTTGAGGGCGTTGAGGGACAGACCGCCGGAGACGTTGTCCAGCTCGGCGTCCGAGATCTCGACGGTCTCAACCTGGGGGGTGGAGTTCATGATGGAACTTCCCTTCGTATGGGTATTTCACAAGGGGGGAGCGGCCCCCTCTGGGGACAGATGGACGGCCGCGACCGCAAGGCGCCGGACGCCCGTCTCCGGGAGCCCGGGGCGACCCCGCGGTGCGATGGATCAAAGCACGCACGCGGCGCCCGCTTCCAATCAATCAAGCCCCTCACCAGGGAATTTGACTCATGTTCGGGCCTATCCGTGCAGGCGCGCGCACGACATGTCGGCGACTCCTTCACATGCTGTGCGGCTTCATCGCGTCGAATCGGCCGGCCGCCGTGCGGCGAATCCGGCACTCCGCGCCAAAGGAGTGTCCGGGAGTGTGCAAATGTGCAGATCTCCTGGTTCCGGTGACCTGCTTGGGTAGCCGGTGTGCAGATTCCCTGAAGCAAGCATTCCGCTACGCGATCGGAACAGACCGTTGTCGATCGGTAGCTGACCGTGTCCACCCGGAATTCGGATAGCCCGGGACCGTGTCCGCCTGGAATCGGGTCAGCCCGGGACCGTGTCCGATCGGGACCGTGTACGCCCGGAACCGTGTCCGCCCGGGACCGTGTACGCCGGGGACCGGTCAGCCCAGGATCGCGTAGACCGTGCTCGCCCGCGCCGCGAGCGCACCTGACGCCGCGTCGCTCAGCGTGATGTCCGCGAACGCCGTCCGCCGGCCCAGCTTCGTCAGGACCGCCTCGACCAGGACGTCCGCACCGGTCACCGCCCGCTGGAAGGACGTCGACTGCTGAACGGTCGTCATCGGCACGAAGGCACCCCGCGCGGCCGAGACCGCGATCACCGTCGCCGTGTCGGCGGCCGCCATCAGCGCCTGCCCCGACATCCCGCCGCCCTCCCGGGCCAGCCGGTCCGACCAGGGCAGCCGCAGGACCGCGCGGTCCTCGTCCACCGCCTCCACCGACAGCCCCAGATCGAGCACCCACGGGGCGAAGTTGGCGGAGAGGATCTTCTCGGCTTCGGCGCTGGTCATCGTCATACGGCGGAGTGTTCCCGGCGGCGGCGCACGACACACGGAGCACGGCCGATCGGCCGCGGCGCGCCGGCGGCCGGAAAACGGAATTGAACGCACCGCACGACTCGCCCGTACCTACAGCCATCCAGGCGCCCCCAGAACGACTGCCCGACACGGGCAGAGCCACGTCTCCAGGAGGTCGAGAAGTTTGAGTCACAAGCGAATGCCCAAGCGCAAGGCAGCGATAGCGGTGGGCGGTGTCGCGGCGCT comes from the Streptomyces sp. NBC_00820 genome and includes:
- a CDS encoding HlyD family efflux transporter periplasmic adaptor subunit, whose amino-acid sequence is MQFRQQALSKLQSPEDLDLPVRLARPQGWLALGVTVVVMAAASVWAVTGSVASTVSAQAILTHGQGSYLLQSPVAGQVTAVLAKEGERLPANAPVLKVRTEQGDSLIRTVAAGRVTALAATIGQIIQTGANVAAVEKVAHASDPLYATVYVPAENAAAIPAHAAVDLTVPSVPTQQYGVLRGHVKSVDRTAQSAQSIAAFLGDSQLGRQFTDKGRPVAVLVALDRSSSTKSGYHWSSADGPPFALDSMTLAAGSIRLADQRPVDWLLP
- a CDS encoding type A2 lantipeptide, which gives rise to MNSTPQVETVEISDAELDNVSGGLSLNALNTVTGVVNGVAPVTPLVDSVVGTVQGVTGLNVAPVNGLVAGL
- a CDS encoding PaaI family thioesterase, giving the protein MTMTSAEAEKILSANFAPWVLDLGLSVEAVDEDRAVLRLPWSDRLAREGGGMSGQALMAAADTATVIAVSAARGAFVPMTTVQQSTSFQRAVTGADVLVEAVLTKLGRRTAFADITLSDAASGALAARASTVYAILG